DNA from Streptomyces sp. NBC_01260:
GCCGCTGGGGTTGGGCAGGGCCCAGACGTGCGCTCCGCCGATCGTCCGTTCCTGTGGTCCGATTTGGGCCCGCCGTTCACCGAAGGCCGTCCGGTAGGCCGTGATGCCGACCACCGCCAGCCACTGCGGCCGTAGCCGTTCCACCTTCGCGGTGAGGATCTCTCCCCCCGCGCGGAACTCCTCGGCGGACAGTTCGTCGGCCCGGGCCGTGGCTCTGGCGACCACATTGGTGATGCCGAGCCCGTACTGGAGCAGCTCGGACTGTTCGCAGGGCCTCAACTGCCGTGATGTGAAACCCGACCGATGGAGGACCGGCCAGAAGCGATTGCCGGGGAAGGCGAAATGGTGGCCCGTGGCACCAGTCATCAGGCTCGGATTGATTCCGCAGAACAGCACACGCAGGCCGCCCGCGACCACATCAGGAACAGTGCGGTCACGGGCGGCCTGGAGCTCATCAGGTGTCATCGTCCGTTGGCGCGGGCCATCAGAGGATGGAGCCCGGCGTGTATCCGGCGGCCTCCGGGTGCTGCTTGGTGATCTCCTCGATGCGGGAGACGAGTGCTGTGACCTGGTCGCCCGCGGCGCCCGTGAACAAGAGCTTGTCGGCCATGAGTTCGTCCAGCTGGGCACGGTCCAGCGGAATGCGCTCGTCGGCGGCCAGCTTGTCCAGCAGTTCGTTGCGCTCGGTGCCCTGCTCGCGCATGGCCAGGGCGGAAGCGACCGCGTTCTCCTTGATGGCCTCGTGGGCGACCTCACGCCCGACACCCGCGCGGACGGCACCCATCAGCACCTTCGTCGTGGCGAGGAACGGCAGGTAGCGATCCAGCTCACGGGCGACGACGGCCGGGAAGGCGCCGAACTCGTCGAGCACCGTAAGGAAGGTCTCCACCAGACCGTCGAACGCGAAGAAGGCGTCCGGCAGCGCCACCCGGCGGACCACGGAGCAGGACACATCGCCCTCGTTCCACTGGTCACCCGCCAGCTCGCCGGTCATCGACGCGTATCCGCGCAGGATCACCATCAGGCCGTTGACACGCTCGCAGGAGCGGGTGTTCATCTTGTGCGGCATCGCGGACGAGCCGACCTGGCCGGGCTTGAAGCCCTCGGTCACCAGCTCATGGCCGGCCATCAGCCGGATGGTCTTCGCGACCGAGGACGGCGCGGCGGCCAGTTGCACCAGTGCGGTTACCACGTCGTAGTCGAGCGAGCGCGGATAGACCTGGCCGACCGAGGTGAAGGCCTGCGCGAAGCCGAGGTGGCCGGCGATGCGCTGTTCCAGGTCGGCCAGCTTCCTGGCGTCGCCGCCCAGGAGGTCGAGCATGTCCTGGGCCGTGCCGACGGGCCCCTTGATGCCGCGGAGCGGATAGCGGCCCAGCAGGTCCTCAAGGCGGCCGTAGGCCACCAGCAGCTCGTCAGCCGCCGTCGCAAAGCGCTTGCCGAGCGTCGTGGCCTGCGCAGCGACATTGTGGGAGCGTCCGGCGATGACCAGTTCGCGGTACTCTCCCGCGAGCCTGCCGAGCCGGGCCAGCACGGCCACGGTGCGGTCGCGCATCAGTTCCAGGGAGAGCCGGATCTGGAGCTGTTCGACATTCTCGGTGAGGTCCCGGGACGTCATGCCCTTGTGGACCTGCTCATGGCCGGCGAGAGCGTTGAATTCCTCGATGCGGGCCTTGACGTCATGCCGGGTGACCTTCTCGCGCTCGGCGATCGAGGCCAGGTCGACCTGGTCAAGGACGCGCTCGTAATCAGCGAGAGCGGCGTCGGGTACCTCGATCCCGAGGTCCTTCTGGGCGCGCAGCACCGCCAGCCACAGCTGACGTTCCAGCTTCACCTTCTGCTCGGGGGACCAAAGGACGGCCAGCTCCGTGGAGGCGTAGCGGCCGGCCAGGACATTGGGGATGCGAGGCTTCGCAGACACAGCAGTCACGTGTCGTGATTCTACTGGCGGTTTGTGCAGGTCGGCGCCGCGGCCCGGTTTGTGGGTTGCTACGAGTGTCCGTCCGCGAGTGCCGCCCCTGGCCGCGTGGTGATGGCCGCGTGGTGATGGCCGCGTGGTGATGGCCGCGGTGGGCGCATCGCGACGCCGCGCGACTTCGGTGTCCGTTTGGCTGATCGGGCCGAAGCCCGGCTCCATGCGGTCTAGCCCGTCCGCGAAGGCCGCCATGATCTTCTTGGCCGCGAGACGTACGGCACAGCACCCCCACTGGCGTGCCCCCTCGGACCCCGCCTGGCTCTCCGGCGTCTCGATGGTGTCGCACGGCACCGGACAGCTGCCCGCCGGCGATGCGTCCAGGCAGTTGCGGAGCGGCGCCGCAGCCTCGGCCGAGTCCGCCACGCGCCCGATTACCGAGAGCACCACCACCACCGCCACCGGACGGTCAGGTCCAGCGTCCGGGCGGCCGCGCACCACATCGTCTTCGCGTCCGTCGGGCCAAGTGCACATGGCCCGTAGCCCTGGGAGCAACTCCCTTACGAGGCCAGGAGGCAGAGCCGGACCAGAGCCGGGCTCGGTTGCACGGAGGCAGAGCCGGGCGCAGTGACCCGGCGGGGGGCGGGTGGCTATTCGCCCGCGTGCACCCGTCGCCACGCGGCAACCGGGCCCGGGGCGCCGGCATCGTCAGGTGTCACCCAGAAGGCCCGGCCCTGCTCGGCGCTGAACTGCGCTCCCGTACGTCCGTCCCCCGATGAGCGGCCGGTCAGGCGTCGTCCTATCCAGGGGAACAGGTGCTCACGGGCGAAGCGCAGATCGTCGACGCGCCGGGTGGCCCAGGGCGGTAGGTCAGCCAGGGGCAGCCGCGACTGCCAGTCGTTCTCCGGGGGCAGACCCAGCGTCTGCCACACCGCCTCGGCCACCCTGCGATGTCCCTCGGCGGTCAGATGCAGCCGGTCGACATCCCACATCCGGGGGTCGCTCAGCACCTGTGCGCCGTACAGATCGACGACCTCCGCGCCATGCCGGGCAGCCAGATCGTCAACGAGGAGGAACAACTCCTCCATCCGCGGCCGGAACCGTTCCATCACGGGTCCATTGCGCCCGGGGCTGCGCATGAGCACCAGTTTCTTGCATGACGGTGCGAGGCGCTCCACGGCCTCTTCCAGCCGCTCGCGGACCATACCCATGTCGCACTTGGGGCGCAGGGTGTCGTTGAGCCCGCCGACCAGCGTCACGACATCCGCCCGCAGGCCCGCGGCGACGTCCACCTGTTCGTCGACGATCTGGCCGATGAGCTTCCCGCGCACGGCGAGGTTGGCGTAACGGAATCCGGGAGTCCGGGCTGCGAGCCGGGTGGCGAGCAGGTCGGCCCAGCCCCGGTACGAACCGTCGGGCAGCCGGTCCGACATGCCCTCGGTGAACGAGTCGCCGATCGCGACGAGACTGGTGTAGGTGGCATTCATTTCCATGGCGATGCGATCGTATCGCGGGGCCGCCCGGCCTCTCCCTGACGGCCGGGGCGGAAGGGGCATGGCCCGGGCCCGAACCCGGGTACAGCGGGCCCGACCCTGAACCACGGCCCAGGGCCGGAAGGTCCGGGTCCAGACCGGGACGCAGCCCCAGCCCTGGACCCGGACCCCTCGGGGATCAGCGAGCCTGCGGCCGTCCCACGAGTTCCCGGAGCACGTCCTCCATGGTCACCATTCCGGCCAGCCGGTTTTCCTCGTCGACGACCGCCGCAAGGTGCGTACGGCTGCGCCGCAGCGCGGTCAGTACGTCGTCGAGCGGCGTGGACGCCCGTACTCGAGCGATCGGCCGCATCGCCGTCACCGGGAACGGCACATCGCGGGGCGTGACATCGAGGGCGTCCTTCACATGGAGGTAGCCCAGGATCCGCTGTTCACTGTCCATCACCGGGAAACGCGAGAACCCGGTCTCGGAGGAGAGCCGCTCCAGCTCCTCGGGGGTCGTTCCGACCCTCGTGTACATCACCCGGTCCACCGGCAGCACCACATCGCGCACGGGCCGGCGGCCCAGCTCCAGCGCGTGGTGCAGCCGCTCCGCCGCCCGGTCGTCGACCAGTCCGGCATCCCCCGCGTCCTTGACCAGACGGGCGAGCTCGTCGTCCGAGAAGGTGGCCGAGACCTCGTCCTTGGTCTCCACCCGCAGCAGTTTCAGCAGAGCGTTGGCGAAGGCGTTGATCGCGAAGATCACCGGACGCAGTGCCCGGGCCAGCGTCACCAGCGGCGGACCGAGCAGGAGCGCGGTCCGCACGGGCTCGGCGAGCGCGATGTTCTTCGGCACCATCTCGCCCAGCAGCATGTGCAGATAGGTCGCCACGGACAGCGCGATCACGAACGAGATCGGATGGATCAGCCCGTGCGGCATGCCCACGGCGTTGAAGACCGGCTCCAGCAGATGGGCGATGGCCGGTTCCGCGACGATACCGAGGACCAGGGTGCACAGTGTGATGCCCAGCTGCGCCGCGGCGAGCAGCGCGGAGACGTGTTCCAGTCCCCAGATGACGCTGCGCGCACGCCGGTTCCCGTCCTCCGCCTGCGGCTCGATCTGACTGCGCCGTACGGAGATGAGGGCGAACTCCGCACCGACGAAGAAGGCGTTCACGACCAGAGTCATCAGGCCGATGAAGAGCTGTACGGCGGTCATCGATCGTCCTCCGCGGGCTCGTCGGAGCCGGGCAGCGGCGCGTGCAGCAGTGCCCGTGCGGCGCGGCGCCCGGAGGCGTCCACCACGTCGAGCCGCCAGCCGGCGAACTCGACCGAATCACCCACGGTGGGGATCCGGCCCACCTCCGAGGCAATCAGCCCGGCAAGGGTCTCGTACGGTCCGTCCGGCACTCTCAGTCCGATCCTCTTCAGCTGATCGGTCCGGGCCGCGCCGTCGGCCGACCACAGGGTGCGTCCGTCGGCGTCCTCACCGGCCGGTGCGAGATCCGGCGTCTCGT
Protein-coding regions in this window:
- a CDS encoding hemolysin family protein, with the translated sequence MTAVQLFIGLMTLVVNAFFVGAEFALISVRRSQIEPQAEDGNRRARSVIWGLEHVSALLAAAQLGITLCTLVLGIVAEPAIAHLLEPVFNAVGMPHGLIHPISFVIALSVATYLHMLLGEMVPKNIALAEPVRTALLLGPPLVTLARALRPVIFAINAFANALLKLLRVETKDEVSATFSDDELARLVKDAGDAGLVDDRAAERLHHALELGRRPVRDVVLPVDRVMYTRVGTTPEELERLSSETGFSRFPVMDSEQRILGYLHVKDALDVTPRDVPFPVTAMRPIARVRASTPLDDVLTALRRSRTHLAAVVDEENRLAGMVTMEDVLRELVGRPQAR
- the mug gene encoding G/U mismatch-specific DNA glycosylase, giving the protein MTPDELQAARDRTVPDVVAGGLRVLFCGINPSLMTGATGHHFAFPGNRFWPVLHRSGFTSRQLRPCEQSELLQYGLGITNVVARATARADELSAEEFRAGGEILTAKVERLRPQWLAVVGITAYRTAFGERRAQIGPQERTIGGAHVWALPNPSGLNAHWTAQTMAEEYGRLRTAVATGHLTDTAGA
- a CDS encoding SGNH/GDSL hydrolase family protein; amino-acid sequence: MEMNATYTSLVAIGDSFTEGMSDRLPDGSYRGWADLLATRLAARTPGFRYANLAVRGKLIGQIVDEQVDVAAGLRADVVTLVGGLNDTLRPKCDMGMVRERLEEAVERLAPSCKKLVLMRSPGRNGPVMERFRPRMEELFLLVDDLAARHGAEVVDLYGAQVLSDPRMWDVDRLHLTAEGHRRVAEAVWQTLGLPPENDWQSRLPLADLPPWATRRVDDLRFAREHLFPWIGRRLTGRSSGDGRTGAQFSAEQGRAFWVTPDDAGAPGPVAAWRRVHAGE
- the purB gene encoding adenylosuccinate lyase — translated: MTAVSAKPRIPNVLAGRYASTELAVLWSPEQKVKLERQLWLAVLRAQKDLGIEVPDAALADYERVLDQVDLASIAEREKVTRHDVKARIEEFNALAGHEQVHKGMTSRDLTENVEQLQIRLSLELMRDRTVAVLARLGRLAGEYRELVIAGRSHNVAAQATTLGKRFATAADELLVAYGRLEDLLGRYPLRGIKGPVGTAQDMLDLLGGDARKLADLEQRIAGHLGFAQAFTSVGQVYPRSLDYDVVTALVQLAAAPSSVAKTIRLMAGHELVTEGFKPGQVGSSAMPHKMNTRSCERVNGLMVILRGYASMTGELAGDQWNEGDVSCSVVRRVALPDAFFAFDGLVETFLTVLDEFGAFPAVVARELDRYLPFLATTKVLMGAVRAGVGREVAHEAIKENAVASALAMREQGTERNELLDKLAADERIPLDRAQLDELMADKLLFTGAAGDQVTALVSRIEEITKQHPEAAGYTPGSIL